From the Chitinophaga lutea genome, one window contains:
- a CDS encoding LytR/AlgR family response regulator transcription factor, with protein sequence MINCIVIDDEQHAIDLLTHHIRQTPFLNLLYTTTDPLEGLQLLHQHRVDLIFLDVQMPSMTGIDFIKAINGKSKVILTTAYSEYAMEGFENEVLDYLLKPISFARFIKGAQRALSMIQPTAPAAREEDDFIFVKTEQKGKLIKINIKDIVFIEGLKNYVKIHTRQGEGIIALLNMKDLEERLPAAEFARTHKSYLLATGFIRMIEGNVVHLEHTGETVPVGDTYRETFMNQMKGKIMTNKK encoded by the coding sequence ATGATTAACTGCATAGTGATAGACGACGAACAGCACGCGATTGATCTGCTGACGCACCACATCCGGCAAACGCCCTTCCTGAACCTGCTGTACACCACCACCGACCCGCTGGAAGGTTTGCAGCTGCTGCACCAGCACCGGGTAGACCTGATTTTCCTAGACGTGCAGATGCCTTCCATGACGGGCATCGACTTCATCAAGGCCATCAACGGCAAAAGCAAGGTGATACTCACCACCGCCTACAGCGAGTACGCCATGGAAGGTTTCGAGAACGAAGTGCTCGATTACCTGCTGAAGCCCATCTCCTTTGCCCGTTTTATCAAAGGCGCACAGCGTGCACTGTCGATGATACAGCCCACCGCACCGGCGGCCCGCGAAGAAGACGACTTCATTTTCGTAAAAACCGAACAGAAAGGCAAACTCATCAAAATCAATATCAAAGACATTGTGTTCATCGAAGGGCTCAAGAACTACGTGAAGATCCACACCCGCCAGGGAGAGGGCATCATTGCCCTGCTGAACATGAAAGACCTGGAGGAACGGTTGCCGGCCGCCGAATTTGCCCGCACGCACAAGTCGTACCTGCTCGCCACCGGCTTCATCCGGATGATCGAAGGCAACGTGGTGCACCTGGAGCACACCGGCGAAACCGTGCCCGTGGGCGATACCTACCGGGAAACCTTTATGAACCAGATGAAGGGGAAGATCATGACCAATAAAAAATAA
- a CDS encoding sensor histidine kinase — protein MLRKIQEFIGREWKKILILLIVAIAYQLFSFFFLYTMDPELAKESYNRLGGFFRHSIKGALEFTLTFYVLIYVAWLPLLQKRKILQFFLLIFGLFVLKAGYSVLFEFESVNFKVDQNQKGLAEFIRNHKLLFYIISMGVAYMFTLLASLVVAVIIDFNHRNKRQKALEKEKLDAELSAIKYQINPHFLFNSLSFIYSKTVPLSEEVSNAVLLLSDIMRYALGKEEDAEGKVALEKEITHMKNVIEINQMRFNNKLSIQYAEDLRNPNARITPLVLITLVENAFKHGDLLDPANPLVVRTESDERQIRFYIRNKKKAGPKELSTNIGLNNVKQRLQLMYGDKYQFNIIDNEHFYTSELTINL, from the coding sequence ATGTTGAGAAAAATCCAGGAATTTATTGGCCGCGAGTGGAAAAAGATATTGATCCTGCTGATAGTGGCCATTGCCTATCAGCTGTTTTCATTTTTTTTCCTGTACACGATGGACCCGGAACTGGCCAAAGAATCCTATAACCGCCTGGGTGGTTTTTTCAGGCATTCGATCAAAGGCGCGCTCGAATTCACCCTCACGTTTTATGTGCTGATCTATGTCGCCTGGTTGCCCCTGTTGCAGAAGCGGAAGATCCTCCAGTTTTTCCTGCTGATATTCGGGCTGTTTGTACTGAAAGCCGGGTATTCCGTGCTGTTTGAATTCGAAAGCGTGAACTTCAAGGTAGACCAGAATCAGAAAGGCCTGGCGGAATTCATCCGCAACCACAAGCTCCTGTTTTACATCATTTCGATGGGTGTGGCGTATATGTTCACGCTGCTGGCCAGCCTCGTGGTGGCCGTGATCATCGACTTCAACCACCGCAACAAACGGCAGAAAGCGCTCGAAAAAGAAAAGCTCGACGCCGAGCTGTCCGCCATCAAATACCAGATCAACCCTCACTTCCTCTTCAATTCCCTGAGTTTCATCTACAGCAAAACGGTGCCGCTGAGCGAAGAAGTGAGCAACGCCGTGCTGCTGCTGAGCGACATCATGCGGTACGCGCTGGGGAAGGAAGAAGACGCCGAAGGCAAGGTGGCGCTGGAAAAAGAAATCACGCACATGAAAAACGTGATCGAGATCAACCAGATGCGCTTCAACAACAAACTGAGCATCCAGTACGCGGAAGACCTGCGGAACCCGAATGCCCGCATCACGCCCCTGGTGCTCATCACCCTGGTGGAAAACGCCTTCAAGCACGGCGACCTGCTCGACCCCGCCAACCCGCTGGTGGTGAGAACCGAGTCCGACGAACGGCAAATCCGGTTTTATATCCGGAACAAAAAGAAAGCCGGGCCGAAGGAATTGTCGACCAACATCGGCCTCAACAACGTGAAGCAGCGCCTGCAGCTGATGTACGGCGACAAATACCAGTTCAACATCATCGACAACGAACATTTCTATACCTCCGAACTCACGATCAATTTATAA
- a CDS encoding outer membrane beta-barrel protein, translated as MQTLRTSLFTAIVTLSAFAAGAQEKKDTVKQLKTVDVTASAPPITMQGGTMVMNVGKTATAAGSNAWEVLQKAPGVVVDNTNNVQLNGKSVTVYIDGRPARVSGDDLKNMLAATPGGNIDKIELMSNPSTKYDAQGAAIINIKMLKPKDFGTNGSVTVSGGFGRYPRTTEGFTLNHRSRGVNLYGGYDYMHSKQYTNTVTDRIFPGAYRMQDNDYNRENRNSHNVKAGADIDISKTTSAGVLVKGLFSSRGRNGDNHTALADSNFVQTANGSLSIVNPSVNAYFKTGSEKRKNELTVNADYFSYDKDWDDAFASQYFSKTNQPVGDAGFLRNQSNSSIQLYSLSADYTQTFKFAKLEAGLKTTYTETDNKLDWQNLNGGKWENDPGKSNHFIYRENINAAYVGLSKTVKKYTFNAVLRAEHTNAKGNSLTMNQRFTRDYVQLFPSASVSYMKDMKNQFSLSYRRSINRFGFDIVNPFITYNSAYSYRQGNPDIKPMLMQSVEANWSHKYQLFTTIGYTRIKDNLSIVVRQDPATKIMVQSFENQSNMNVGSATVVWTKPVTPWFRTTITAMGLYLNINTLLDGVQYKKDNITLMLNTQNAITLPKGFTAEVSGAFQSPITMGYASLRSMGYVDLGLRKTIMKGNGSLKLGVNDVFNSRQFRFDVVYGSVNNQSKHEMDTRVVNLTFNYKFGNKNVKQNKARKNTIEAEAGRTATQSM; from the coding sequence ATGCAAACGCTTCGCACATCCCTTTTTACAGCCATAGTAACCCTTTCCGCCTTCGCCGCCGGGGCGCAGGAAAAAAAAGATACCGTAAAGCAGTTGAAAACGGTAGACGTTACCGCATCCGCGCCTCCCATTACCATGCAGGGGGGCACCATGGTGATGAACGTCGGGAAAACCGCCACCGCCGCAGGCTCCAATGCCTGGGAAGTGCTTCAGAAAGCGCCCGGTGTAGTGGTAGACAATACCAATAACGTACAGCTCAACGGCAAGTCCGTTACCGTATACATCGACGGCCGCCCCGCCCGTGTGAGCGGCGACGACCTCAAGAATATGCTGGCAGCCACGCCGGGCGGCAACATCGATAAAATAGAACTGATGAGCAACCCTTCCACCAAATACGATGCGCAGGGCGCCGCCATCATCAATATCAAAATGCTGAAACCGAAAGACTTCGGCACCAACGGTTCCGTAACCGTGAGCGGCGGCTTCGGGCGTTATCCCCGCACCACGGAAGGATTCACCCTTAACCACCGCAGCAGGGGCGTGAACCTGTATGGCGGGTACGACTACATGCACAGTAAACAATATACCAACACGGTGACCGACCGCATTTTCCCCGGCGCCTACCGGATGCAGGATAATGATTACAACCGCGAAAACCGCAACAGCCACAACGTAAAGGCCGGCGCCGATATCGACATCAGCAAAACCACGTCCGCCGGCGTACTGGTGAAAGGCCTCTTTTCCAGCCGCGGCCGCAATGGCGACAACCATACCGCGCTGGCGGACTCCAACTTCGTACAGACCGCGAACGGTTCCCTCTCCATTGTAAATCCCAGCGTGAACGCCTATTTCAAAACCGGCAGCGAGAAAAGGAAAAACGAGCTCACCGTGAACGCCGATTACTTTTCTTACGACAAAGACTGGGACGACGCCTTTGCCAGCCAGTATTTTTCCAAAACGAACCAGCCCGTCGGCGATGCCGGTTTCCTTCGCAACCAGTCCAATTCATCCATTCAATTATATTCATTGAGCGCCGATTATACGCAAACGTTCAAATTCGCCAAACTCGAAGCCGGTCTGAAAACAACGTATACCGAAACAGACAACAAGCTCGACTGGCAGAACCTGAACGGCGGCAAATGGGAAAACGACCCCGGCAAGAGCAACCACTTCATCTACAGGGAAAACATCAACGCCGCTTACGTGGGCCTCAGCAAAACCGTTAAAAAGTATACGTTCAATGCCGTACTGCGGGCAGAGCATACCAATGCGAAAGGCAACAGCCTCACCATGAACCAGCGCTTCACCCGCGATTACGTGCAGCTGTTCCCCAGCGCCAGCGTCAGTTACATGAAAGACATGAAGAACCAGTTCAGCCTCTCCTACCGCCGTAGCATCAACCGTTTCGGGTTCGACATCGTGAATCCTTTCATTACTTACAACAGCGCTTATTCTTACCGCCAGGGCAACCCCGACATCAAGCCGATGCTCATGCAGAGCGTGGAAGCCAACTGGAGCCACAAGTACCAGCTCTTTACGACGATCGGTTACACCCGCATCAAAGACAACCTGAGCATCGTGGTGCGCCAGGACCCCGCCACCAAGATCATGGTGCAGAGCTTCGAAAACCAGTCGAACATGAACGTAGGTTCCGCCACCGTGGTATGGACCAAACCCGTAACGCCCTGGTTCCGCACCACCATCACGGCCATGGGCCTGTACCTGAACATCAACACTTTGCTCGACGGGGTGCAGTATAAAAAAGACAACATCACCCTGATGCTCAACACCCAGAACGCCATTACCCTGCCCAAAGGCTTCACCGCCGAAGTGAGCGGCGCCTTCCAGAGCCCGATCACCATGGGGTATGCCAGCCTGAGAAGCATGGGGTATGTAGACCTCGGTCTGCGTAAAACCATCATGAAAGGCAACGGCTCCCTGAAGCTCGGCGTGAACGACGTGTTCAATTCCCGCCAGTTCCGCTTCGATGTGGTGTACGGCAGCGTGAATAACCAGAGCAAACACGAAATGGATACCCGTGTTGTGAACCTGACCTTCAACTACAAATTCGGGAACAAAAACGTGAAGCAGAACAAAGCCCGCAAAAACACCATAGAGGCCGAAGCAGGCAGAACCGCCACACAATCCATGTAA
- a CDS encoding TraB/GumN family protein: MRKSILLTLLLALTLIPALAQQSLLYRISGKGLQQPAYLYGTIHLICAGDFVMPPALKNAVAASTALYLEIDLDDPSTISEMVKGMAAPEGYSLQQHFTPEDFARLTAWLKDSMQLDINQFARSKPMVLQMKMLQRAVPCSDPVSYEIELLKIAMAGKKPVMGLERIGDQIAVFDSIPDSVECRMIMDYVNDFPKQRATFEQMTAAYKRQDAAALHRLFAQSAEWAGYEDALVYDRNRNWVPVIEKAIRQGPVVIACGAMHLGGEQGLLALLKARGYEVTPVRE, translated from the coding sequence ATGCGCAAAAGCATCCTCCTCACCCTCCTGCTGGCCCTGACGCTGATACCGGCGCTGGCGCAGCAGTCGCTGCTGTACAGGATTTCCGGTAAAGGGCTGCAGCAGCCCGCTTATCTCTACGGTACGATTCACCTGATTTGTGCGGGCGACTTTGTGATGCCCCCTGCCCTGAAAAACGCCGTAGCCGCCAGTACCGCCCTGTACCTTGAAATCGACCTCGACGATCCGTCCACGATATCGGAGATGGTAAAGGGAATGGCGGCGCCGGAAGGATATTCGCTGCAGCAGCATTTTACGCCGGAGGACTTCGCGCGCCTCACTGCCTGGCTGAAAGACAGCATGCAGCTCGATATCAATCAATTCGCGCGGAGCAAGCCCATGGTATTGCAGATGAAGATGCTGCAACGCGCCGTGCCGTGCAGCGACCCGGTTTCATATGAGATCGAGCTGCTTAAAATAGCCATGGCGGGGAAAAAGCCGGTGATGGGGCTGGAGAGGATCGGCGACCAGATAGCGGTGTTCGACAGTATCCCCGATAGCGTGGAGTGCCGGATGATCATGGACTATGTGAACGACTTCCCCAAACAGCGCGCCACATTTGAACAAATGACAGCCGCCTATAAAAGGCAGGATGCCGCCGCCCTTCACCGCCTGTTCGCCCAGTCGGCCGAATGGGCCGGATATGAAGACGCCCTGGTGTACGACCGTAACCGGAACTGGGTGCCTGTTATCGAAAAAGCCATCCGGCAGGGGCCCGTTGTCATCGCCTGCGGGGCGATGCACCTCGGCGGGGAGCAGGGACTGCTGGCCCTGCTGAAAGCACGCGGGTACGAAGTAACGCCGGTGCGGGAATAA
- a CDS encoding aminotransferase class I/II-fold pyridoxal phosphate-dependent enzyme — translation MVKITDTAPGRTALVEGRTCLYFSGFSYLGMHASHTFRDLLAVGLGRFGSVYPSSRISNLQLRLYEELEHALATQLHQQSAVCFSSGYLAAQAAITYAATRGQVLFAPSAHPALRYPGAEVPAGNWNDWLATVVDMVNLGADYQYVLVSDAVNPLTAVINDFSPLATLQKKALVLIDDSHGIGLLGREGEGISPLLPPNPAAHYLITASLAKAYSLEGGMVAGHAADVAAIRHLPLFTASTPMIPANAYAFLHAGNAFTNARRKLANNINMFKRLTAGLDHLQHPHELPVFILEDRTESVYSYLLSRDTFISSFAYPDPQGAKINRIILSALHTGNDLEILAGQLTQYYS, via the coding sequence ATGGTAAAGATCACAGACACCGCTCCCGGCAGAACGGCCCTGGTAGAAGGCAGAACCTGCCTGTATTTTTCGGGCTTCTCCTATCTCGGCATGCATGCCTCCCATACCTTCCGCGACCTGCTGGCCGTGGGGCTGGGCAGGTTCGGGAGCGTGTACCCCTCGTCGCGCATCTCCAACCTGCAGCTGCGGCTGTACGAAGAACTGGAACATGCGCTGGCCACGCAGTTGCACCAGCAATCCGCCGTCTGTTTTTCATCGGGCTACCTCGCCGCACAGGCGGCCATCACCTATGCCGCTACACGCGGGCAGGTGCTGTTCGCACCATCCGCCCACCCCGCTTTGCGGTACCCCGGTGCAGAAGTGCCGGCAGGCAACTGGAACGACTGGCTGGCGACGGTGGTGGATATGGTGAACCTCGGCGCGGATTACCAGTACGTGCTGGTGAGCGATGCGGTGAACCCGCTCACCGCCGTCATCAACGATTTCAGTCCGCTCGCCACCCTGCAGAAAAAAGCGCTCGTGCTGATCGACGATTCACATGGCATCGGGCTGCTGGGCCGGGAGGGCGAAGGGATTTCGCCTCTGCTGCCCCCCAATCCCGCCGCGCATTACCTTATTACCGCTTCGCTGGCCAAGGCGTACAGCCTGGAAGGAGGCATGGTGGCCGGGCACGCCGCCGATGTGGCCGCTATCCGCCACCTTCCCCTGTTTACGGCCAGCACGCCCATGATCCCCGCCAACGCTTATGCCTTCCTGCATGCCGGCAATGCGTTCACCAACGCCCGGAGGAAACTGGCCAATAACATCAATATGTTCAAACGGCTCACCGCCGGGCTCGATCATCTCCAGCACCCGCACGAGCTACCGGTGTTCATCCTGGAAGACAGGACGGAAAGCGTATACAGCTACCTGTTGTCGCGCGACACGTTTATTTCATCCTTCGCCTACCCGGACCCGCAGGGCGCGAAGATCAACCGCATCATCCTGTCGGCCCTGCACACGGGCAACGACCTCGAAATACTCGCCGGCCAATTAACCCAATATTATTCGTGA
- a CDS encoding putative periplasmic lipoprotein, producing MITRYTIAAFALLLTACGSGKTNELLQNKKWKVYDVTVPASDPYNNIQVTQAKDLKNGYYSDVHYQFFKDGLFIATIAGQPDSGRYKLLSNGRIISITAADGSRTSEHLIEVTTLNEEEFDMKVKSGDYHFILHTRKQ from the coding sequence ATGATCACACGATATACCATCGCGGCCTTCGCGCTGCTCCTCACCGCCTGCGGTTCCGGTAAAACGAACGAACTGCTGCAAAACAAAAAGTGGAAAGTGTACGACGTCACCGTTCCCGCCTCCGACCCGTATAACAACATACAGGTTACGCAGGCGAAGGACCTGAAAAACGGATATTACAGTGACGTGCATTACCAGTTTTTCAAAGACGGCCTGTTCATCGCCACCATTGCCGGGCAGCCGGACAGCGGGCGCTACAAGCTGCTGAGCAACGGCCGCATCATTTCCATCACGGCGGCAGACGGCTCCCGCACATCGGAGCACCTCATCGAAGTGACCACGCTGAACGAGGAGGAATTCGACATGAAAGTGAAATCGGGCGACTATCATTTCATACTGCACACGCGCAAACAATAA
- a CDS encoding DUF1572 family protein, with protein sequence MSMYLDSLKKRLLSYKALADKTFAQLNDEQIHWQPAGEPNNIYIIVKHMSGNMLSRFTDFLTTDGEKPWRQRDAEFIDDPAATKAQMLDIWEKGWNCLMGALESLKEEDLGKTIHIRTEPLIVIDALNRQLSHYPYHVGQIVYLGKVMKAEGWQSLSIPKGDSRKFNDEKAAGK encoded by the coding sequence ATGAGTATGTACCTGGACAGTCTAAAGAAACGCCTGCTCTCCTACAAAGCACTGGCCGACAAAACATTTGCGCAGCTGAACGACGAACAAATCCACTGGCAGCCGGCAGGTGAGCCCAACAATATTTACATCATCGTCAAACATATGAGCGGCAACATGTTGTCGCGCTTCACCGACTTTCTCACCACCGACGGCGAAAAGCCCTGGCGGCAGCGCGACGCGGAGTTTATCGACGACCCCGCCGCCACCAAAGCGCAGATGCTCGATATCTGGGAAAAAGGATGGAACTGCCTGATGGGCGCACTCGAAAGCCTCAAAGAAGAAGACCTCGGCAAAACCATCCACATCCGGACCGAACCGCTGATCGTCATCGACGCCCTCAACCGCCAGCTCAGCCATTATCCCTACCACGTCGGCCAGATCGTGTACCTCGGAAAAGTGATGAAGGCGGAAGGCTGGCAAAGCCTGTCCATTCCCAAAGGCGACTCCCGGAAATTCAACGACGAAAAAGCTGCCGGAAAATGA
- the ggt gene encoding gamma-glutamyltransferase: MRFCLSIALLFCAGPALAQSSPYRYEITKYITPAKCAVVSAHPLASEAGVQVLRQGGNAVDAAIATQLALAVVYPEAGNIGGGGFLVARLRGGKTIAIDYREMAPQKASRDMYLDANGAVQTEKSLAGHLAAGVPGTVAGLFASHKHAKLPFARLIAPAIQLAAEGYVITAAEAAGLNRRKDDFIRINTKPTAFVKETPWKAGDTLVQKDLARTLELIAQKGAAGFYQGETAEKVVAEMRRGGGIISAADLKNYRAKVRTPLQFKFRGYDVISMPLPSSGGIGIRQMLGMVEPYPLEQWGFHSTRSVQVMIEAERRAYADRAQHLGDVDFVSVPIASLTHPAYLKKRMQTFTPGQATPSEKIKAGQFPESMQTTHLSVFDAEGNAVSVTTTLNGGYGSRVVVGGAGFLLNNEMDDFSVKPGSPNMYGLIGAEANAIRPGKRMLSSMTPTIVVKNNKPVLITGTPGGSTIITSVFQTILNALVFDLDAKTTVFAPKFHHQWLPDEVRIEKDFPDSTRMALEKMGYKMVVGTPWSRTELIKIHPDGKIEAVGDKRGDDSAAGY, encoded by the coding sequence ATGCGTTTCTGCTTGTCAATTGCCCTGTTGTTTTGCGCAGGCCCCGCGCTGGCCCAGTCCAGTCCTTACCGGTACGAGATCACGAAGTACATCACCCCGGCGAAGTGCGCGGTGGTATCGGCGCATCCGCTGGCCAGTGAGGCGGGCGTGCAGGTGCTGCGCCAGGGCGGCAATGCGGTAGACGCGGCCATCGCCACGCAACTGGCGCTGGCAGTGGTATACCCGGAAGCGGGCAACATCGGCGGCGGCGGCTTCCTCGTAGCACGGCTGCGCGGCGGTAAAACCATCGCCATCGATTACCGCGAAATGGCTCCGCAGAAAGCCAGCCGTGATATGTACCTCGATGCTAACGGCGCCGTACAAACGGAGAAAAGTCTTGCCGGCCACCTCGCCGCCGGCGTGCCGGGAACGGTAGCCGGATTGTTCGCCTCGCACAAACATGCGAAACTCCCCTTTGCCAGGTTAATCGCGCCCGCCATACAGCTCGCCGCCGAAGGATACGTGATCACCGCGGCGGAAGCGGCCGGCCTCAACCGGCGGAAAGACGACTTTATACGCATCAACACCAAACCCACCGCATTCGTCAAAGAAACACCCTGGAAGGCGGGCGACACCCTGGTACAAAAAGACCTGGCCCGCACGCTGGAACTGATCGCGCAAAAAGGCGCGGCAGGCTTCTACCAGGGAGAAACCGCGGAGAAAGTAGTGGCGGAAATGCGGCGCGGCGGTGGCATCATATCGGCGGCAGACCTGAAAAACTACCGCGCGAAAGTGCGTACGCCCCTGCAATTCAAATTCCGGGGTTACGACGTGATTTCCATGCCCCTGCCCAGCAGCGGCGGCATCGGCATACGGCAGATGCTCGGTATGGTGGAGCCCTATCCGTTGGAACAATGGGGCTTTCACAGCACCCGAAGCGTACAGGTGATGATTGAAGCGGAAAGAAGAGCGTATGCCGACCGCGCACAGCACCTCGGCGACGTGGACTTTGTTTCGGTTCCGATTGCCTCGCTCACCCACCCTGCCTACCTGAAAAAAAGAATGCAGACGTTCACGCCGGGCCAGGCTACGCCCAGTGAAAAAATAAAAGCCGGCCAATTCCCGGAGAGCATGCAAACAACGCATCTCAGCGTGTTCGATGCGGAAGGCAACGCCGTATCCGTCACCACCACCCTGAACGGCGGCTATGGCAGCAGAGTAGTAGTGGGCGGCGCGGGTTTTCTGCTCAATAACGAAATGGACGACTTCTCCGTAAAACCCGGCTCGCCCAACATGTACGGCCTCATCGGCGCGGAAGCCAACGCCATCCGGCCCGGCAAACGCATGCTCAGTTCCATGACGCCCACCATCGTCGTAAAAAATAACAAACCCGTATTGATCACCGGCACGCCCGGCGGCTCTACGATCATCACCTCCGTTTTCCAGACTATCCTGAACGCGCTGGTGTTCGACCTTGATGCGAAAACGACGGTGTTTGCACCCAAGTTCCACCACCAGTGGCTGCCGGACGAAGTGAGAATCGAAAAAGACTTCCCCGACAGCACCCGCATGGCGCTGGAAAAGATGGGCTATAAAATGGTGGTGGGCACTCCCTGGAGCAGAACGGAGCTCATCAAGATTCATCCCGACGGAAAGATCGAAGCCGTGGGCGATAAACGGGGCGACGACAGCGCAGCGGGGTATTGA